The Aphidius gifuensis isolate YNYX2018 linkage group LG2, ASM1490517v1, whole genome shotgun sequence DNA window ACTCGATTTGGCAATAGCACTCATGGATGTCGGGGAGGTTGCTGAAATAACAGTTTTTCCAAGATTCGCGTATGGTAACCTTGGGAGAGATCCTGATATTCCATCAAGTTCCAAAATCATCTACAATGTTGTTTTAAAATCTGTTACTATGGAGCCAGAAATTGATGAAATGagttacgaaaaaaaaaaagaattcgcGTGAGTAAATCTAtctaaatggtttttttttgtgattaatattcaaaaagattgtaaaatgaaattttacttttttgttttagagACAAAAAACGAGAGAGAGGTAATTGGTGGTTTTCTAGAAATGAGCCAGTATTGGCAATCCAATGTTATCGAAGATCCCTGGATTATCTTCAACCTTCAGTtgataatagcaataaaacatctcaaaataaaattacagattCACAGTTGCAAGCTCTCTTTGCCGACAGAacaaaagtttataataatttagcagCAGCACAAATAAAAACTGAAGCATATGATACTGCTTTGGAAAGTGTTGATAATGTATTGAGAGCTGAACCTGAAAATATCAAGGCATTATTTAGAAagggtaaatttaatattattttttgtaaatattgtttggtgtcttttattaattattttttaattctaatttaaaaggTCGAATACTGACGAGAAAATGTGAAACCAAAAGAGCAATATTAACATTTGAAAAGGCAGCAAAATTGGATCCAGAATCAAAAGCAATTACGCAAGAATTATCAGTTCTTAGACAAAAACTTGTCAATGAATCTGTCGAACAAAAAaagttatacaaaaaaatgttgggatcaccaaaaaaaattgaaaatatgtcGTCAACggcatcatcaaaatttaaaaacaaacttGCTGTCTGGAGCCTTTTTGGAGGAACACTTGCAGCTGTTGCTGGTGTTATTGTTTACAAATTTGCATTCTAGTTTTCAACTTTTATTCgagttttgaaaaattgattatcaaCTTCTAAATTTATGCATTATATTATTGATCTCTCgatgtttttgttttgatattaaaaaaaaagatcactgagtttttacaaatttttcgataatatattttcaataaagaaatttcaattagaaagaaaaatgcatttgtttttcattccTTTAAGGTGACATGATACTCGATTCTGCCTTATCTCAGGTAGAGTGTGTGTAACAGGTATCCAGTAAAATGGCGAAATGTGCTGTACCAGAATGCAAAAATAACAGTTCCTTGATGATCATCCTATACTGAGAAaaatttcttctattttttagaAGAAAACTTCTTGGCAATATTCTGTTTGCCCTGACGGAACGCTACAAGGCTTGTTTTGTCCAAAAATACATGGCTTATTCAAGCCTTGTAGACGTGGTTTGAACGATACTTGTATACAAGGTTTGAACAAGTCTTGTACAAGGCTGTGTTAACAGACTGAATCGGTGAAATCGATTACAATACTCGTTCAAACCTTGTACGAGCGTGGTTACAAGGCTTGTACAATGTATGTACAACGATGGTTTTTGATTTGGTTTATCGCTCCCGTGTATTCTGCTTGTACGAGCAATGTACAAGCCATGTATACAATACTTGTACAAGACTCACACAAGACTTGTTGAAAGTTACAAGCATTGTACAACTCTCGCACAAGGGTTGTAAGCAATGCTTGTACAAAACTCGTACAATACCGGAATAAAAGCGGCTTTCAACGGTTCTCAACTTACTTACAATATTGCGTTTACTTATAAAAGACGGTTTTAAAAGCTTTTTACGATATTTACTATCATTTAagcgttaatatttttatattaataaataaaaagaaaattgctttgattttttagtgttaaatagaaaaagatgtagctataagGAATAAATGTTGACCttgggtattttatttttttaataaataaaatacatgtaaatttatttttttaaaatacaaatttccaaggaaaagcagtagctaagggaaagatgtagctaaggaattaatgtgactaaggaattatttccttgaaacataattttttggcaacattaattccttagccacattaattccttagctactgcttttccttggacatttgtatctttaaaaaataaatttacatgtattttatttataaaataaataaaaaatgtccaaggaaaagcagtagctaaggaaaaaatgtagctaaggaattaatgtgactaaggaattatttccttgaaacataattctttggtaACCTCACCCTAACGGAACACCCCAACCGTGAACAAACCGAAAATAAAGGATATTCACAGTTGTAAGTTGTGCAAATCAAACCTAAATCTAACTGGCAACCCTAATTGAACCGAGAATAAACCGGAAACAAACtcgtgaaaaaatttattttttcccgaAGGTTTGAATTCGGTTAGCCCAACTGAGTTCAAACTGAATAAATTACTCGACGAAATTTGAACGCTGCGAAAACCCTTGGCTTAAGGTTATGTTTGGGTTGGATTTGCGCAACTTTCAACCGTTTGTTTTTGGATGAATAACCGTTCTCTAACCGTTAAAAAACTGTGAATGAACCCAACCGTGGAAAAACCGGAATCTAACAGAACCGGTCGGTTGAGAAGTTCCGCTAGggcaattccttagctacatcttttccttagcttttTCAACAAGTCTTGTGTGAGTCTTGTACAAGTATTGTATACATGGCTTGTACATTGCTCGTACAAGCAGAATACACGGGAGCGATAAACCAAATCAAAAACCATCGTTGTACATACATTGTACAAGCCTTGTAACCACGCTCGTACAAGGCTTGAACGAGTATTGTAATCGATCTCAGCGATTCAGTCTGTTAACACAGCTTTGTACAAGACTTGTTCAAACCTTGTATACAAGTATCGTTCAAGCCACGTCTACAAGGCTTGAATAAGCCATGTACTTTTGGACAAAACAAGCCTTGAACAAGTCTGTTTTACACAAGACAATTCCGTCAGggtgaaaaaagaaaaaaatagtttattataaacaataattggtttgtaataagaaaaatagaagtcttgttataaacaatattctgTTTGTTTCATGAAGATGGTGTCTTGTTTGAAACCATAGATGGTTTGCTTCAAGAAGAATACATCTAAACGTTCTTGATGTATAACAAATAAACTTCTAGAGTCACGTCCGGTTCCGTGGCGCATCGGTAACGCGTCAGATTCCCATCCGGTTAGGCCCTAGTTCGATTCCTGCTTGAGGCAGTTAGGTTCAGtagttcataaaaaaaaaaattgtcttcaTCAACTTGTCTAATCAATGtactacaaaaataatatcaattaatttttatttttttattttaatttaaatatttaatcaatttatcgtTTGTATTAAACATTTTGTTGTTTGAAATAAGTAGTTAATTATCTTGCTTTAAACCATCGACCGTTTGTAACAAGAAGCTAGTGGCATATTTTTAGAAGTattcttcttgaaaaaaaagattctaTGGTTTGAAACAAGACGCCAtctgcataaaaaaaacagaatttggTTTGTGTCAAGAAGAAATATGGTTTACGTTTAGAAGTATTCTTCTTGAAGCAAACCATCTATGGTTTCAAACAAGACACCATCTTCATGAAACAAAcagaatattgtttataacaagacttctatttttcttattacaaaccaattattgtttataataaactatttttatcttttttcaaaCAGAATATTGCcaagaagtttttttctaactacaagaatattttttcttatttttaaccaAAAGTTTTCTCAGTATACGGACCTATTTTCTACGGATACTCCTCCCACTGACCCCACGGATCCACACCCGACCAGACTCACTTTTTACGGGCATTTACCCCACACGACACACACCCCACAgacaaacaattaaaaaatagattaagtaatcgaataaataaataatctataaTATAATActtatatccaaaaaaaataccaaggacaagcagtggCTAAGGATAAGATgaagctaaagaattaattcagCCAAAGAAATCATGTGGTAAGCAACATCAATTCCAtagctttattattttcattttagctactgcttgtcctgggtattttttaaatttatttaataaataaccctgataaaaataactttgataaaatttgcCAAAGTCTCCGATTTTTGGTAAACATTgacaaaaattgacaaaattcgtctaattttaacaaattttgtcaatatttgTCAAACTTTGTCAATtttgataagttttttttttgataaattttggaaacatttgacaaaatttgtcgAATTTCATCAAACtttgccaaattttttttaaatcgttaatttagaaaaaactaTATGATATTGTTAATTCTTCAAAATTCATCTATAAACTGGAAGATATCGTTGAATTGTTACTATTATTGccattgatgatattaatcaaACAGAATAGtgaatggaaaataataaatgagtgTTTTTCGCATGCAGGCATGTAAtgttactgaaaaaaaatttttttatttataagataaaaagtttttaatccaaatcataaaaaatgtcttgtttcaagataaattattcGTGTTCTCAGAAGTATACTTTTTGAGTtatgaacaaaagtgtctTGGGTCAAGACAagttgttcatgtttttagaagcccggaaaaaaatgaaaagatcttCTCAGTGTGACGTATTTGCATAGtctacaatattaaaattaaattcaccggATGTAACACAACCATTTATACtaacatttaaaatcatataGCAACAACAGTCAACGGGAATATTTTTTCGCcaatttatccatttttaattctataaatattaattaaataaaatatagttctGTAAGATTTCAATAAAGGAATTTGCTGACTATCATAGGAACAATGTTTTAGGATCGGTCAAAGCAATATATTCCTACcactaattattttcaaaaccaAGATTATAAAAACTGTAACAATGTCACAACACTCACTCTTGTTTTTAATCTCAACGTATACTTtcttaatcaataattaaatattcaacattaaataaaaagtgtgttaattattttaaaaccgcAATCAATAAACTAAATTCCATCATCATTGAACCATTAAAATATAGTTGTGTTAACTTCAGGCTACTACACATCTACAGGTCGATCATCTACATTGacaccaagaagactagagaccaTGTACAAAGCAACATGTACAAAGAAATTAGAGCTAGAGTCGAGTCTGGATTATCAAAAAACGATGCGAAGCCAGTGAATCATGGTGGAGATTCACTACAACGGCTAACACCCAGTCACAATCAAACACAATTGAGCGAACAGAcacagaaataaaattaattgctaatataaatttaactaaaTCAACCATGATTCCTTTCATATCTTTATAcaccaaaaatttaaaaggtatttgtaatttaatgcTTGACACTGGGGCCGAGGTTGATATAATCAAAATCACAgctcttaaaaatataaatcaaataaattctaataaaaatatttcattacaaGGAATAACCGAGGGTATAATTCATAGCTTGGGTACAATCACATTATCAATAATGGGTTGTCTTACCGAATTTTATGTAgtcgataataattttctaattttttatatgggGATTTTAGgatcaatattttatacatattttaatgcaaatttaaatttcaacaataatcTTTTAAGTTTCggaaataataaacatttagaATTTTCTTTCGGTCAACCTCAGGAAATACCAGCTAATAGTACTACCACTATACTAATACCactaatattaaatacaagtaaaaattctaataaagAAGGATTAGTTTCAAATCTATATTTTGGTGacgaaataattatcaaaggGAATGTAAAAGCAAATGACGCAGGTCAGCTTTATGTAAATGTAACTAatatttcaagaaataaattattaattcccACACCTTTGGTCAAGCTAGTTGAATCACGTATGAATGAAGGTGAGAATAATGTAGAGGAGGATGTAACACtagacgaagaaaaaaaagaaataaataaatatcacataaatttattaaataaaaaaattcgtgaTTATTCTAACTTTAGTCCTAAagctgatatttttaatataattcaatctcaaggaaatataaaattaccagTCGAGCCAGTTTATAATGAAGagagaattaataaaaaaaataattaagtataTTATAAAGAGTTAATAGATACAGAAAAATTGgtagtaaaaaatttgattagtaaatttcaagatttactttatttaaaagGTGAAAAACTAACTTGCACAAATGTAGCTCAGCATAGAATTCTTACAATGGATgacacaacaatttttgtaaaacaatATAGATTTGctcaaatttatcaagtagaaataaaaaaacaacttgcaGAATTAGAAGCGCAGGGAATTATTGAAGTGTCAGATAGTCCATATTCTTCACCGATATGGATGGTACCAAAAAAAGATGGTCCTAATGGCGAAAAGAAATTTAGATAAGTGAATGATTAtcgagaattaaaaaaaaaatctatcgggGATGCTTATTTTTTGCCTAACATTCAAGAAATTATAGACCAATTGGGCAacgttaaatatttttcaacttttgattTAGCAAGTGGCTTTCACCACATTCCAATTCACCCAGATGATAGACATAAGACTGCTTTTTCTACTCCTtataatcattatcaatatacaCGTGTTAGTTTCGGGTTAAAAAATGGACCTTGCATTTTTCAGAAAGTTGCTAATGAAGTTCTAAGAGGGTAGTAAACTTTGTAGTTTACTCGCAAACCCTAGATGAacatgttgataaatttgagaAAGTAGCTGAAAGGTTTAGAGCcgctaatttaaaatttcaacccgataaatgtaattttttgcaaaatgTCATAACTGAACACGGGGTAAAACctgatcgaaaaaaaaatcgatctCAGTAAAAGATTTTCCACGACCTATTAACGTTAAAGGGGTTAGACAATTTTTAGGTTTAACAGGGTATTACcgtaaattcatttttgacTATGCCAAATTATCGAAAACGCTTACAAAATTACTAAAGATAAATACTTAATTTAACTGGACACCTGAATACGGAATATTCAGATTTTACGCGTGAATTTATAGTAACGACAGACGCTAATGATGTTTTGATTGCTGGGGAAAAACGGTTtgtatatacaaccatatacaatcatatatacaatcatatatggATGTATATGGAAAGTTGACTATTTTAggtttatacaattatataaacttgtatatgaGGTATAAACAACtctatacaaccatatacaatcatatcCCGTGTAGGAATCGCCAAGACTCACAACACGGCCATGCATTGGCCCATCAATGGCACCCAATGATTGATAGCCAGGCATGGGCCATTCATGGTTCATCATTGGCAAACAACTGGCCCATTCTTGTACTGCCAATTCATGGTTCCGATTCATGGCCGAGCCTTGGCTGACTCTTAGATGGCCAATGATTGCCAACCATGCATCGGCCGAGCCTTGGCTGATTCTTAAATGGCCGATAATTGGCAACAATACATGGGCCAAGCCTGGCTGATACATTAACGGCCATTCGTTGGTTGCCGATCATCGGCCAAGCCTTGATGGACGTTCAATGG harbors:
- the LOC122849293 gene encoding peptidyl-prolyl cis-trans isomerase FKBP8, with product MNNIENIIPIPEGQSQADFIKNDLGFNIDTNDPLTKAALSDSVENENMDILGSGELMKKTLIKGEINTRPGRLDLCVVDIDGKLEDGTKVENFTDYKIQLGDVEVVQGLDLAIALMDVGEVAEITVFPRFAYGNLGRDPDIPSSSKIIYNVVLKSVTMEPEIDEMSYEKKKEFADKKRERGNWWFSRNEPVLAIQCYRRSLDYLQPSVDNSNKTSQNKITDSQLQALFADRTKVYNNLAAAQIKTEAYDTALESVDNVLRAEPENIKALFRKGRILTRKCETKRAILTFEKAAKLDPESKAITQELSVLRQKLVNESVEQKKLYKKMLGSPKKIENMSSTASSKFKNKLAVWSLFGGTLAAVAGVIVYKFAF